Below is a genomic region from Gammaproteobacteria bacterium.
CCAGCTCAACGAGCAGCGCCTGCTCAGGCTGCAGCGCGCACTCGCGCAACACGACGCGGCCCGCAATCGCGACGCTTCGTCGCTGCAGGGCTTCGTCAATAATCTAAATGCGACCTCGTCCCCGAATTCCTATGTCAATTCGCGCAGTAACGCGCGCAGCCTTTTCAACCAGGCACAGACTGCATTCGCCGCTTTCGAGGCGGGCGCGGCCGCGACGGCACAGATCGATATAGGTGGGTTCGACACGCATGACGATCATGATGCGAGACACTATCCAAGATTGATGGACTTACTCGCCGCCGTGGACAACATCATCGACGATGCAATGGCGCGTGGTATTGGCAACAATCTTATCATTGTTATGGGGTCGGACTTCGCCCGCACCAATAAATACAACAGTGATAACGGCAAGGACCACTGGTCACATACCAGCATGATGGTGTGGGGTGCGCCCGCGCATTTGACCGGCAACCGTGTCGTCGGTGCAACCGACAACCTGCAGCGATCCATGAAAGTGAATCCGAACACCCTGGCCCTGGACGCTAACGGTGTCGAGATATCTCCGGAATACATGCACCAGGCGTTACGTTCACTCGCCGGGATCGACATGAATCCAGGTGTGTCGGGTGCTTTCCCGTTCGCCGAACAGGTGTTGCCGATATTCACCTAGCCGACGCTTGCACGGGGATGACCTCCTTCCATTGTCATACCGTGGCTTGACCCGATGCATCGGACCGGCAGGATCAAGAATAAGTTGCCGTGTATCCCTGGATCCCGCGGTCAAGCCGCGGGATGACAGTTACGATTCCGGGATGACAAACACTGAAGCGGCCGACCGATAGTGATGGGGATCATGGGTGTCGGTTAGTGCCGGGTGACGGAATCGGGGACTTCAAAACCGCCTTCGATCAGGGCGATGAAGTTGGCCAGGCGTTGTTCGGGCTCGACCGATTCCAGCAGCATCTGCTTTTCGGCTTCATCGAATGGCAATGCCATCGTCAGGCTGTCCACAAGCCTCGCCACGGGTAACTGTTTCAGCATCGTCAGGTCAGCCTCGTAGCCCTTGAGGTCGAAAAAGCTCTCCAGCGTGTTCAGCAGCCGTTCGTGCTCATCCTGCAGCAGTTCTGCATTATCGACATAATCATCGGCGAAGCGCGACCAGTCGGGAACGATGAGCCGGTAACCGAGGGTCGTCGAGAGCTCCTCGCCGACATCGAAACGGCACACCCCGGTCAACACCATCTCGATGCGGCAGTCGCTGGTCTCACGGAACTGGGTGATACGCCCGGCGCAACCGGTCTGGCAGACCGCATTCTCACCCTCCCCGTTTGGGTCCGGCTGT
It encodes:
- a CDS encoding DUF1501 domain-containing protein; translation: QLNEQRLLRLQRALAQHDAARNRDASSLQGFVNNLNATSSPNSYVNSRSNARSLFNQAQTAFAAFEAGAAATAQIDIGGFDTHDDHDARHYPRLMDLLAAVDNIIDDAMARGIGNNLIIVMGSDFARTNKYNSDNGKDHWSHTSMMVWGAPAHLTGNRVVGATDNLQRSMKVNPNTLALDANGVEISPEYMHQALRSLAGIDMNPGVSGAFPFAEQVLPIFT
- a CDS encoding LON peptidase substrate-binding domain-containing protein, producing the protein MSKNPFITPFESLPNTLPIFPLPGAILMPGAELPLNIFEPRYLNMINDAIASHRMVGMIQPDPNGEGENAVCQTGCAGRITQFRETSDCRIEMVLTGVCRFDVGEELSTTLGYRLIVPDWSRFADDYVDNAELLQDEHERLLNTLESFFDLKGYEADLTMLKQLPVARLVDSLTMALPFDEAEKQMLLESVEPEQRLANFIALIEGGFEVPDSVTRH